Part of the Scyliorhinus torazame isolate Kashiwa2021f chromosome 8, sScyTor2.1, whole genome shotgun sequence genome, cccgcctgcgccacctagtcccgccggggtgagaggtggtttgattctcacaggcaggacaggcattccagcagcgggatgtcggcccatcatgggccggagaatcatcggggggtggcccgccgaccggcgcgattcccgcccccgccaaatatccggtgccggagaattcgtcaaccggcgggggcgggattcatgccagcccccagcggggggttggagaatcctgcccctctttCATCCAAAAAGTTTGCTCGATGGGTTTCATGCCTGCCTCTGATTCATTCACCCCGCCACGACATAATGGCTCCAATCAGTGGGGCCCACCATTTAACGATCTCCCCAGCACTTGATCCAAGTCCAGTAGCAGGGGCTGCTCCCAGAAAGACTGCACCAGGCAATTGCCCCTCTATCCCGCGGAGGAGCCCAGGGGTACCCGAAGGGACGAGGATCGGCAGGAGTGTGGCCCGGGACCTTCCACCGAGGAGACCCTGGGAATGTGCAGCTATTCTGacacccccgcccctcctcccctccacatgGGCGGCacacctccagccctgcacactgaCGAAGGTAACATTGCCACACCCATGCTGGCCGAAAGCAGGCGTGGACCCTCAAGGTCCTGGCCCTCCAGAGTGTGCCCACCAAGTTCATCTCCGGCAACAGGATGTGAAAGTCAGCAGGCCGCCACTTCCTCAGCTGTGGTGCTGGGGATACAATTAGATAtagcgggagggtgaggaaggctAAGAACAGATAGCTGCCTAGTGGACACGGGTGACCCTAGGCACTTGTGGAGTAAAGTCACCATTGTGATGACTAGTTTGTATTAAAATTCATGTTGATTACCCATAAAGAGCTACCACTCTGTCATGTCATGGCACAGTGCTCCGCCAACCCTTGCACAAACACGGCGCTTCCTCCCTCTGCAGTGAGCGAATTGCAGCACAATGTCTCTCCCATCACCTACATTaatgacgtccccccccccccccccccccgccccataacagcaccCCAGGGCAGGCTTGCacctcgcaaccccccccccccccccatacccctcccagaGCATGCTCAGGCCCCTCTTGTCTGCCAGCATTCTTTAGTAATGAGGATGCCATCGGCTGCAAACGTGTGAGAGATGTCCACCccatcaggcagtggagaaacataccgggacccctgacctcggaggaggcagtagcagctgagatgTTTCGTTCAGCCTCTCGATGCCCCTTGATCACCTCGTTCAGTGACTGGTCACGCTCAGCTCtcttgtcaggcaggagtcagatgttcgcAGAGGAAAGGAAGAGTATTgcactgtcctcactgcaagtcatcatcattcctcCGCAGCATCCGGTCAATAGCTTTAGTGCCCTGCCCATGAACGGTGCGAGCATCACGATGACCTCCTGCTACACCACAATAGTGAGAAGATGTAAGACCGTATGGTGAGAGAGGTCTTACTAATTTATACTTGTTATGACTAGTATAATATAGTTTCATGCAGTTGGAAGCCTGTATACAAACCTAGGTTGCAAGGGTTCACTTGGAATCTAAAAGAAAATGTTTGAACTTGTACAGATATAAGCTAACACTACAGAATTTGAACACATGGTTTAATTATTTTATAAAGTGCAATTTTAAGGCATGTTTTTCTAATACTTGCCATCGTCTGTGTTTGCCCTGTGAGTGCACAAGCGCCTCATGCATTTTAATACCATATCATTTCCAGTTATCGGCATCTAGAATGAGTGTTTGTGCAAGATTATTTCAGAGCTGATGTACAGAATAGTAATGAGAGACTGTTTACATCACATTTCATCCTTATTTTTTTCTTGCTGTTTCCCCAACAGTACCTGATCATTATTATACTAATAGAAAATGTTTCAAGTTGGATTGAACCAGTCAACGTCAAGCCGACTTACGAAAGAAGGGATGCAATCACTGGTCAGGTGGTGACATGTGAGAAGTGTCCACCTGGAACATTTGTGAAGGAACACTGTACTGGTGTCCAACCAACAATATGTGAACACTGCCCAGATTTGCATTATACGCAATACTGGAACTACCTTCAGAAATGTCGCTACTGTAATGTCTTCTGTGGAGACCACCAGTATGAAAAGCACCAGTGTAATTCTACACACAATAGAGTGTGTGAATGCAAGGCTGGCTATTATTTGGAGTTTGAATTCTGCCTAAAACACTCCAGCTGCCCGTATGGTGCTGGTGTAATTAAAATGGGTAAGTTTAATATTTTTGCTGTGCAGAATTTGCATTATCATCTGTTGCCTTGACTATGTAGTTTGTTTTCAGGAATTATGATTCTATTATTTTTCTGTTATAATATCAAAACTATATATCTTAAAGATAATTACATAAATTGGCAGAAGTATAATTGTTTTCATTAAAatgtgagtttttaaaaaatgagaaAAGCTATCCTTTAgtcttttgatgtggagatgccggcgttggactggggtgagcacagtaagaagtcttacaacaccaggttaaagtccaacaggcttgtttcgaatcactagctttcggagcgctgctccttccgcaggtgaatgaagaggtatgttccagaaacacatatatagacaaattcaaagatgccagaaaatgcttggaatgcgagcattagcaggtgattaaatctttacagatccagagatggggtaaccccaggttaaagaggtgtgaattgtgtcaagccaggacagttggtaggatttcgcaggccagatggtgggggatgaatgtagtgtgacatgaatcccaggtcccggttgaggccgcactcatgtgtgcggaacttggctataagtttttgttcggtgattctgcgttgtcgcacgtcgtgaaggccgccttggagaacgcttacccgaagatcagaggctgaatgcccttgactgctgaagtgttccccgactggaaggggacattcctgcctggtgattgtcgcgcgatgtcttcattcgttgtcgcagcgtctgcatggtctcgccaatgtaccacgcttcgggacatcctttcctgcagcgaatcaggtagacaacgttggccaagtcgcacaagtatgtaccgcgtacctggtgtgtggtgttctcacgtgtaatggtggtatccatgtcgatgatctggcacgtcttgcagagattgccatggcaatctcttcgggtaagcgttctccaaggcggccttcacgacacgcaacaacgcagaatcgccgagcagaaacctatagccaagttccgtacacatgagtgcggcctcaaccgggacctgggattcatgtcgcattacattcatcccccaccatctggtctgcgaaatcctaccaactgtcctggcttgacacaattcacacctctttaacctggggttaccccatctctggatctgtaaagatttaatcacctgctaatgctcgcattctaagcattgtctggcatctttgaatttgtctatatatatgtttctggaacatacctcttcattcacctgaggtaggagcagcgctccgaaagctagtgattcgaaacaaacctgttggactttaacctggtgttgtaagacttcttaatttaGTCTTTGATACAATTTTGTTATTCTCttatggatgtgggtgtgactggcaaggccaacatttgttgccaatTCATAATTGCCTTTGATAAGGCAGTAGTGCGTTGCCTTCTAGTTGAAGTGCTTGCTAGGCCACTACAGAAGAAAGTTAGAGCCAACAGCATTTTCTGTGAGTCTGGGGCCATATGTAGTCGAACCAGttgaggatggcagattcccttcactaaaggacattattgaacaagatgggttttgtgGCAATCAATTATAGTTTtgtagtcaccattactgagagcagcttccaattccagatttatttattaaatttaaattccatcagctgccacaATGGATTTGAGCgcccgtgtccccagagcaataGGCAGGGCCTCTGAATTAACTCAACATCACCTCCTCCCTATGTGTTAGTGTGAAGTTTGCTGAGGTTCTGTTTTTGACAAATTGACCTCTTTTACGCCTTTCAGGCCAACAAAACATTTGGTCAACCAAGTtccaaaccacaatttcccatctTGTCAACCATCCCTACCGAGAGCAGATCACAATAGGAATAAAAGCAGGATAAGTGAACAAATTAAAAACAACTTCACAGTCAGCCAAAGCTTTTAATTTAGTGTTTGCTAACTAGCAAGAAAGCATTAAGAATGGGCTCCCAAGGATTCTCTACAGCATGCAATGGACAAGCAAAAGATTGTTTGATTGAAAAGTTTAACACGGCCAGCACAAAAAACAGTTGAGACTAACACGTTATTTGATGATATAGGTTTGGAACTCAATATGAACCTGCTGGCCAAGCATGTAACTAATGTGGTGAGAAAGTCTTGTCCCTTACTGAAGCCTTACTAAATACTTTGTTGTGGATGCTGTGGAACCCTTCTTGGATGATAAAATAGAGTCAGTGATAAATTAATTAGTTAGCAAGGATCTGTTGAGATAATCATTGGACTTTACTTAAAATTTGAATTTATCTAAAAATCCAAATTTTTCTGTGAATGGGTTTATTTATTTTAATGGATTAGAAAATAGGGTATTgtattcaaacaaaagttccacaatATCTTTCTGTTTTGTTATACCCAATGTAACTACTAATGGTCTTCCCAAATTCATCAAAAACCACAATCCTGTTTCTTATCAACCTGAAACAAAAAAATGCCTAAATTCCACTTCGTGAAAAATGTACGACATACTGCTTTATTTGTAACAATATAAGTGGATATTTACCCTGTGCTTAACATCTGTGAATTTGGTATTTTCCAGGAACCCCATACAGTGATACAAACTGTGAGCCATGTACCCGTGGCCATTTTTCTCTCAGAATCTCCAGTTCAGAGCCTTGTTCTGTACACACAAACTGCACGAAAGACGGCTTAGAGATTAATGTCCCAGGTAATCGATATCACAACACCCTGTGTACTTCCTGGCAGAAATACAATGGTGGTGGATCTCTGGATGATTCAGGTGTGTAAAGTAATCAACTCTAATGGGATATTGTCTAAATAACCAATATATTACATGAAATGTTTGGGGATTTAGTTTCCTAACTCATTGGGGTTCTTTACTGCATTCTGCTCTTCAGCAGCTACTATGCAAGGTCCAAATAGATTCTGTATGCCTCTCTGTCTGGAATGGAAAACAGATTTGGGGATTCTCTACTCCGTCAGCCAATAGTGTTATTGATTGGGTGATTTCCAACCCTCGTATGTTCTGGACAGCTGGAGGGCTCCAGATTACTTTAATGCTGGTGATTTATTTTaaatgggattgaaaactgctggcACTAATAAAACAAAGACttgcattagggcagcacggtagcatcgtggatagcacaattgcttcacagctccagggtcccaggttcgattccggcttgggtcactgtctgtgtggagtctgcacatcctccccgtgtgtgcgtgggtttcctccgggtgctccggtttcctcccacagtccaaagatgtgcaggttaggtggattggccatgataaattgcccttagtgtccaaaattgcccttagtgttgggtggggttgctgggttgtggggatagggtggaggtgttgaccttgggtggggtgctctttccaggagccggtgcagactcgatgggccgaatggcctccttctgcactgtaaattctatgataaattctatgatttattcaGTGCCTTTTATGACCTCAAGACATTCCAAATATTTTACAACAAAATTctcttgaaatgtagtcactgctaTAATTTAAAACAAAGCCAGTCAACTTGCACACATGAAGCTCCCAAAAGCAACAACGACATGATAATGAGTAGGTAATCTGTTATAGTGATGCTGGTTAGAGGGATTACAAGTCAGGATACTGGGGACAACTTCCCTGCTCTTTTTTGAAGCAATGCCATGGGTTTTGATGGTTATCTGAGGGGGCAGATGGGAATCTTTATTTATGATCTTGTCTGAACAATGACACCACTGGCCGCATTCGCTCGGTATTGCATTGGAGCCTGAATATTGTCCTCAAGTCACTTGGATgcggcttgaacccacaaccttttgactcaGAAGCACGTTTTACCAAATGAACTCTAGTTCTTTAAATACAGCAGATCATATCATCCAGACTGGTAACTGGGTTCATGGGGGCCAGTGAGGGGGCAGAAAAAATAAAAGagagtgtggaagggaagttaatgaggtcaagtaatgtaaaccaaatactgcttagtatgtggtactggccttattatgataataagttgttcttccgaaggacaacaaaatgcatactcgaattgtttttaaaccaagggcaaaacattcatatttcctcttgcgtatgttcccaagctttatctcttcaaagttgtttatttcaacctataaatataatagtttttgactgcataactcagagtgcagtgccttggctttgcagctcaaacactctctctccacaagtatatttgtgtaaataaatttccttaaatcgaacctcgaggaatttgtctttattatgattttcacgacagaGAGTGATATAACTTTTTCTCTTCGTCCCCGAAGGATTATGGTTGGAATTCTGCGGCCGTTCGCTGGTAGGGAGATTCCCTGGTCCCATCAGCAGCGCACCCCTGCACACAGGTTTCCCgatggcttcaatggaaattcccattgacagcggcgggaatggagaattctgGCACCAGCAAACGGCGTGccgcctcctgccaccgggaaacacgcggacgAGAAGCCGGAGAATCAAATTAATATATAAAACTATAGCTCCAAAATTTACTTTAACCATTTCACGTGAGAATTGTTTTGCCACCCATAAACAATATATTATATTAGTAACTATTCTCACGTATAAGCTGTTTATGAAGCTGAGTGTAAGATTCAGTCAGGTCCTTATTTTGAGTTTTCAATGCATTTTGTGCCGAGAAGGAAAATAACAAGAAGTTTTACTGTGACTAAAAATATGAGGCAAATAGCAATATCCCAAACCTCCAACAGAAACCCAAGCACCAATTTAGCCCACCTAATAAAATGTTGCATTATAAAATGTTTTCCTTTCTCTCAACAGTTGTCTCGACCTACAATGAAGCCATTATTCAGTTTGTGGCATATCAGAAGATTCCACTGAAGAAGCTGATGAGATTTTTTAATTTACTTCAGATTGAAGAGGCAAAGAAAGTTAGCAAACAATTGAGAACACATAACAAGCATATGATGCATGAAACGTTACATCCCCTTCTACTGAAATGGAAGGAAGGTATCAAGGAAGACCACCTACTGGAGAAGATCCTGTATATATTGAGAACAGCAAAGTTGAAGAATGTTGTAAAAAAAGTGCAAGAGCGTTTTATGTTAAGTGGCAGCTCAACTCTCCAATTTATTAATTTGCATTGAATAAGTGCAGAGCGTAGCTAAATGATACAGACAAGAATGTTTTGGGTTTTATTCCATATTTGTGCTGAGTTAACAGATGTAAACTAGGGCAGCATTTGCATGCTACAATTAATTGACCTTGACACCTCTGCACTGTGGATGGGAAATACTAGCATGGCTTCCCACTCCTGCTACACTGCCCCCTCCCTGTGATGTATTATCAAACCTCCCATCTTCCATCCATCACAAACTTCAGCTCATCTAAAAATCTGCTGTGCATATCTTAATTCATATCAAGTTCCCTATACTAGCTGCCAACCAATGACTTGTATTTAACATTCTCCGCTAGAGTGTTCTGTTCAATTCTGAACACCACCCTTTTGGAAAGATGTGACTGTCTCAGAGAAGAgtagaaaagatttactagaaGGGTACCAAGGATGGGGAACTTCAGCTAATTAGGGAGACTGGGGAAGCTAAGGTTGTTCCACTTTAGGCAAAGGAGGCAAAAAGGAGATTTAGCAAAGGCGTTCAGAATCATGAAAGCCTTTGGCAGGTAGATGAGGAGACCTTTATCCAACGGCAGAAGGGTTGGTAACAATCGGACGCAAATTTAAGGTTTATGGTAAAAGAACCATAGGAATTTATTTTTTATACAGAAAATCATGTGATCTGGAACAAACTGCCTAAAAGAATGGTGGAACCAGATtccataataacattcaaaagaatattagataaatatatgaataggaaacATTTAAAAGACACTAGAGAAAGAGCACAAGAATGGGACAAACCATGCAGCTCTGCCAATGGGCTGACACAGACttagtgggttgaatggccttctatGCCATATGATTATTTGAAAGATGGTACATTGTTGTTACATGTACAAAATAGGAACGTGAATAAAGCTGTGtgaaattttattttatttgaacAATCAATGCAAATATTGACTTTTCTTAAAACTATTTTGTATATAGAAATGCATATAGTGTCTGCCATAGTATTGTGTGTACAATTGCATATTTATTTTTCTATTTACTTTTGTTACATGTAAAGTCAAAGATTTTATAATTTGAGAAATAGCTATGAGCAGGAATAGCAATTGTAACAGTCAAAATTAGAAATGTGCTCATTAGTTTGGTTTATTACTGTGCAAAATTGTACTTTTCAATTAAATTCATCTATTTTTAAATTCAATTCAGCTGTATTCACAATTCTGTTGTGCTCCATGTATGTTTTTATTATATATTGCTGTATTTCACAACATATCAACAATCTTCACGCTATTTAAAGTTATTAAAACACCATGTAGAGATTCTAGAAGGTTTTGGTATTGAAGTTACTTTTGTAACtccagtggaggtggagaggaaATGTTAGTGGAGCAATCCAGTTCAATTCCTAATTCTAAAGGTGAATTAATTAATTAGGTGAAAGAACTTTAATTTACATGATGCCTAATCATAGGATGTCCAAATGCTTCACTACGAATCAATTACATTTCTTGAAGTGTCGGTATTGTATTAAAGGGAAATAGCtggtgggtttttaaaaaaatatatatattcaaattttttccggtcaaacaaaaaaatacaaaggtttacctttttacaacaataaaacaatatatatatataacagtgaccgttttaacaaataaataaataatatataaactaagtggcaactgccataacaaaaataataactctccagagataaaatcaaacaatccaatatacataaccaagtacaaatatctataaatctgcgaggtagtcaatgaacggttgccaccgcctggtgaacccttgagccgaaccccttaatgcaaactttatccgttctagttttataaaccctgccatgtcatttatccaggtctccacgcccaggggtttggcttccttccacataagcaatatccttcgccgggctactagggacgcaaaggccaaggcatcagcctctttcgcctcctgcactcctggctcttctgcaaccccaaatatagccaacccccagcctggctcgacccggacccccaccaccttcgaaagcacctttgccacccccacccagaacccctgcaatgccgggcatgaccaaaacatgtgggtgtgggtcgctgggcttcttgagcatctcccacacgtatcctctaccccgaaaaatttactgagccttgctccagtcatatgcgccctgtgcaaaaccttgaattgtatcaggcttagcctggcgcacgaggacgacgagtttaccccacgtagggcatcagcccacagcccctcctcaatctcttcccccagctcttcttcccatttccccttcagctcatccaccatgatctccccctcgtccctcatttccctgtatatatccgacaccctaccatcccccacccatgtccctgagatcactctatcttgaatctcctgcgtcgggagctgcgggaattccctcacctgttgcctcgcaaatgccctcagttgcatgtaccgaaatgcattcccttggggcaacccatatttttccgtcagcgctcccagactcgcaaacgtcccgtctacgaacagatctctcagttgcacaaccccagctctctgccatgctccaaatcccccatctattctgccctggacaaacctatgattatttcttatcggggaccacaccgaggctcccgtccttcccctatgtcgtctccactgcccccaaatctttagcgttgccaccaccactggacttgtgtatttcttcggggagaacggcaacggcaccgtcaccagtgcttgtaggctggttcctttgcaggacgccatctccaatctcttccacgccgctccctccccttctcccatccccttacacaccattgagatattggcggcccagtagtattcacttaggctcggtagtgccagcccccccctatccctgctacgctgcaagaaccccctcctcactctcggggtcttcccggcccacacaaaactcatgacacttttctcaattttcttgaaaaaagccttcgtgaccatcaccggaaggcactgaaacacaaaaaggaatctcgggaggactaccattttgaccgcctgcaccctacccaccagtgacaggggcaccatgtcccatctcttaaaatcctcctccatctgttccaccaatcttgttaaattaagcctatgtaaggttcccaatctcctggctatctgaatccctaagtacctgaaatctcttattaccttcctcagcggtaaatcatctattcccctgctctgctcccccggatgcaccacaaacaactcactcttccccatattcaatttgtactccgaaaattccccaaactccctgagtgtctgcattatctcaggcatcccctccactgggtccgcaacatacagcaataaatcatctgcatacaaagatacccggtgttcttctcctcccctgagtactcccctccacttcctggagcccctcagtgctatggccaggggctcaatcgccaatgcaaacagtaacggagacaggggacacccctgcctcgtccctctatgaagacggaagtagtcagacctctgcctgttcgtgatcacactcgccaccggggccctgtacagcagctgtacccatccaataaacccttctccaaaaccaaatctcctcagcatctcccacagataatcccactccactctgtcaaatgctttctcggcgtccatcgccaccactatctccgcctccccctctggtgggggcatcatcattacccctagcaacctccgtatgttcgtgttcagctgtctccccttaacgaacccagtttgatcctcgtggaccacccccgggacacagtcctctatcctcgtcgccatcaccttggccaggagcttagcatctacatttaaaagggaaatgggcctgtaggacccacactgcagcgggtctttatccttcttcaaaaggagcgatatcgtcgcctccgacatagtcgggggcaactgccccctttccctggcctcattaaaggttctcgtcaaaagcggggccagtaggtccatatatttcctataaaattccaccgggaatccgtccggtcccggggccttccccgcttgcatgctcccaatcccttttaccatctcctccatctcaatctgtgctcccagtcccgccctctcctgctcctccacctttgggaatcccagctgatccaggaaacacctcattccctccttcccttctgggggctgagccttatataacctctcatagaatgccttgaacaccccgttcactctctccgctacccgttccatctctccctcctcatctctcaccccacctatctccctcgcttctcccctcttcctcaattggtgggccagtagccgactcgccttctctccatactcatactgtacaccctgtgccctcctccactgtgcctctgccttacccgtggtcagcaggtcaaactccacatgtaacctttgtctttccctgtacagtccctcctccggtgcctctgcatattgcctgtccaccctcaaaagttctttcaacaatcgctccctttctttaccctcttgcttccctttatgtgcccttatggatatcagttcccctctgaccaccgccttcaacgcctcccagaccactcccacctgaacctccccattgtcattaagctccaagtaccttcaatacaccccctcacccttaaacataccccctcatccgccaataagcccatatccattctccagagtgggtgctgttctttttcct contains:
- the LOC140428384 gene encoding LOW QUALITY PROTEIN: tumor necrosis factor receptor superfamily member 6B-like (The sequence of the model RefSeq protein was modified relative to this genomic sequence to represent the inferred CDS: inserted 1 base in 1 codon), with product MSGLDQRKFTMIFKYLIIIILIENVSSWIEPVNVKPTYERRDAITGQVVTCEKCPPGTFVKEHCTGVQPTICEHCPDLHYTQYWNYLQKCRYCNVFCGDHQYEKHQCNSTHNRVCECKAGYYLEFEFCLKHSSCPYGAGVIKMGTPYSDTNCEPCTRGHFSLRISSSEPCSVHTNCTKDGLEINVPGNRYHNTLCTSWQKYNGGGSLDDSVVSTYNEAIIQFVAYQKIPLKKLMRFFNLLQIEEAKKVSKQLRTHNKHMMHETLXSPSTEMEGRYQGRPPTGEDPVYIENSKVEECCKKSARAFYVKWQLNSPIY